A stretch of the Sinorhizobium alkalisoli genome encodes the following:
- a CDS encoding efflux RND transporter permease subunit, with amino-acid sequence MNLNLSAIAVRERAVTLFFILLLVAAGAYAFLMLGRAEDPNFTIKTMTVTTAWPGATAREMQDLVAEPLEKRLQELTWYDRVETTTRPGYAYMTVTLKDSTPPSVVHEEFYQARKKLGDEARNLPSGVYGPFVNDEYSDVSFALYALKAKGMPMRELARQAEVIRQDLLHVPGVKKINILGERPEQIFVEFSYAKLATLGVSAQDIVAALQRQNTVTPAGSIDTEGPQVFIRVDGAFDSVQAIADTPIAAAGRTLKLSDIAEVRRGYQDPPTYLIRRQGEPTIMLAAVMQEGWDGLALGKALEDRTAAIAQALPLGMTLDKVTDQAVNITSAVDEFMMKFAMALGVVLVVSLLSLGWRVGIVVAAAVPLTLAVVFLIMLETGRFFDRITLGALILALGLLVDDAIIAIEVMVVKMEEGMDRIKAAAYAWSHTAAPMLSGTLVTIAGFLPVGFARSTAGEYAGNIFWVVGFALIVSWIVAVVFTPYLGVKMLPAIKPIEGGHHAIYNTPNYRRLRRLMTFAVRHKFVTSGIVGIAFALSIVGMGAVKQQFFPTSDRPEVLVEVRLPQGTSIETTTATVEKLEHWLEKQPEAKIVTSYVGQGAPRFFFAMAPELPDPAFAKIVVLTPDAEAREALKHRLRQALSQGLAPEAYVRVTQLVFGPYTPFPVEFRVMGPDPAQLYSISEKALDIMRGVPDVRQANRDWGNRTPVLRFIPDQERLNLIGLSPAEAAQQLQFLLTGTPVTQVREDIRNVPVVARSAGNERLDPTRLADFSLMSRDGRAIPLDQIGHSEIRLEEPILKRRDRTPVITIRSDINEATQPPEVSKQIMSALQPLIASLPAGYRIELGGSIEEAAKANTALGKVFPAMIAAMLIVIMLQVRSFSTMAMVMLTAPLGLVGVVPMLLTFNQPFGFNAILGLIGLAGILMRNTLILTEQIKENRAAGLDAYHAVIEATVQRTRPVILTALAAVLAFIPLTHSVFWGSMAYTLIGGTAVGTVLILLFLPALYAAWFRIKPTADEIHEDPTEEQVVRLAMAAE; translated from the coding sequence ATGAACCTCAATCTTTCTGCGATCGCCGTTCGCGAACGCGCCGTTACCCTGTTCTTCATCCTCCTGCTGGTGGCCGCCGGCGCCTACGCCTTCCTCATGCTTGGACGGGCGGAGGACCCGAACTTCACGATCAAGACCATGACGGTGACGACTGCATGGCCCGGCGCGACGGCGCGCGAGATGCAGGACCTCGTCGCCGAACCGCTGGAGAAGCGGCTTCAGGAGCTGACCTGGTACGACCGGGTGGAGACGACCACACGGCCGGGCTATGCGTATATGACGGTCACGCTGAAGGACAGCACCCCGCCATCCGTCGTGCACGAGGAGTTCTACCAGGCCCGCAAGAAGCTCGGGGATGAAGCCCGCAATCTGCCCTCCGGCGTCTACGGTCCCTTCGTCAACGACGAATATTCGGACGTGAGCTTCGCCCTTTATGCGCTGAAGGCAAAGGGCATGCCGATGCGTGAGCTGGCCAGACAGGCCGAGGTGATCCGCCAGGACCTCCTGCACGTGCCCGGCGTCAAGAAGATCAACATCCTCGGTGAACGCCCCGAACAGATCTTCGTCGAATTCTCCTACGCCAAATTGGCGACCCTCGGCGTCTCGGCACAAGATATCGTTGCCGCCCTGCAGCGGCAGAACACCGTCACACCGGCAGGCTCGATCGACACAGAGGGACCGCAGGTCTTCATTCGGGTCGACGGCGCTTTTGACAGTGTCCAGGCGATCGCCGACACGCCGATTGCGGCTGCCGGGCGGACGCTGAAGCTCTCCGACATCGCCGAGGTCCGCCGCGGCTACCAGGATCCTCCGACCTACCTGATCCGGCGCCAGGGTGAGCCGACCATCATGCTTGCAGCTGTGATGCAGGAGGGCTGGGACGGTCTCGCACTCGGCAAGGCGCTCGAGGACAGGACTGCAGCGATCGCACAGGCACTGCCGCTCGGGATGACGCTCGACAAGGTGACCGATCAGGCCGTCAACATCACCTCGGCGGTCGACGAATTCATGATGAAGTTTGCGATGGCGCTCGGCGTGGTGCTGGTAGTGAGCCTGCTCAGTCTCGGCTGGCGCGTGGGCATCGTAGTGGCGGCTGCCGTCCCCCTGACGCTTGCCGTCGTCTTCCTCATCATGCTGGAAACCGGCCGGTTCTTCGATCGCATCACGCTCGGCGCCCTCATCCTGGCGCTCGGCCTTCTCGTCGATGACGCCATCATCGCCATCGAGGTGATGGTGGTGAAAATGGAAGAGGGCATGGATCGCATCAAGGCGGCGGCCTATGCGTGGAGCCACACGGCGGCGCCGATGCTCTCGGGAACACTCGTGACGATCGCCGGCTTCCTGCCGGTGGGCTTTGCGCGCTCGACCGCCGGCGAATACGCTGGCAACATCTTTTGGGTGGTTGGCTTCGCCCTCATCGTCTCCTGGATCGTCGCCGTCGTCTTCACACCCTATCTTGGCGTCAAGATGCTGCCCGCGATCAAACCGATCGAGGGCGGTCACCACGCGATTTACAACACGCCGAACTATCGGCGTCTGCGACGGCTCATGACCTTTGCGGTGCGCCACAAGTTCGTAACCTCCGGTATCGTTGGCATCGCCTTCGCGCTTTCCATAGTCGGCATGGGCGCCGTCAAGCAGCAGTTCTTCCCGACATCCGACCGGCCGGAGGTGCTGGTGGAGGTTCGGCTGCCGCAAGGCACCAGCATCGAGACGACGACCGCGACCGTCGAGAAGCTCGAACACTGGCTGGAAAAGCAGCCCGAGGCCAAGATCGTCACGAGCTATGTCGGTCAGGGCGCTCCCCGCTTCTTCTTCGCGATGGCGCCGGAACTGCCTGATCCCGCCTTCGCCAAGATCGTCGTGCTCACGCCCGATGCGGAGGCGCGCGAGGCTTTGAAGCATCGGCTCCGCCAGGCGTTGTCACAGGGGCTCGCACCAGAGGCCTATGTCCGTGTCACCCAGCTTGTGTTCGGACCGTACACGCCGTTCCCGGTCGAGTTTCGGGTGATGGGCCCTGATCCGGCGCAGCTATACAGCATTTCCGAGAAGGCGCTCGACATCATGCGCGGCGTCCCGGACGTGCGGCAGGCCAATCGCGATTGGGGCAATCGCACACCTGTCCTTCGCTTCATCCCGGATCAGGAGCGGCTGAACCTCATCGGCCTCTCGCCGGCCGAGGCGGCCCAGCAACTGCAGTTCCTCCTCACCGGTACCCCCGTTACACAGGTGCGCGAGGACATTCGCAATGTTCCGGTCGTCGCGCGTAGCGCCGGCAACGAACGACTGGATCCGACGCGTCTGGCGGATTTCTCCTTAATGAGTCGCGACGGCCGCGCCATTCCGCTCGACCAGATCGGCCATTCGGAGATCCGCCTGGAAGAGCCGATCCTGAAGCGCCGCGATCGCACGCCCGTCATCACGATCCGCTCGGACATCAACGAGGCGACCCAGCCGCCGGAGGTCTCGAAGCAGATCATGAGCGCCCTTCAGCCGCTGATCGCATCGCTTCCCGCCGGCTATCGCATCGAATTGGGCGGATCGATAGAGGAGGCTGCCAAGGCCAATACCGCGCTGGGCAAGGTTTTCCCGGCCATGATCGCCGCGATGCTGATCGTCATCATGCTGCAGGTGCGATCCTTCTCGACGATGGCCATGGTCATGCTGACGGCACCGCTTGGCCTTGTCGGCGTCGTGCCGATGTTGCTCACCTTCAACCAGCCGTTCGGATTCAACGCCATACTGGGCCTGATAGGGTTGGCGGGCATCCTTATGCGCAATACGCTGATCCTGACCGAACAGATCAAGGAGAACCGTGCTGCCGGCCTTGACGCCTATCACGCCGTCATCGAGGCCACGGTGCAACGCACGAGGCCTGTGATCCTAACCGCACTCGCCGCCGTGCTGGCCTTCATCCCCCTCACACATTCGGTCTTCTGGGGGTCGATGGCCTATACGCTGATCGGCGGAACGGCGGTCGGCACGGTGCTGATCCTGCTCTTCCTTCCGGCGCTCTACGCGGCATGGTTCAGGATCAAGCCGACTGCAGATGAAATCCATGAGGATCCGACGGAGGAACAGGTAGTGCGACTGGCAATGGCTGCCGAGTAG
- a CDS encoding efflux RND transporter periplasmic adaptor subunit: MKRKFLFIAIGLVAAAGGAAYAFVFETPGRDAEVADPRVASPLVRVVEATRPERAERAFTGTIAARVVSNLGFRVPGKITQRLVDIGEQVTAGQALLWIDETDLQLALTARRNAVAAARAVLVQARADEERYAVLVKNGLAATPQRYEQAKAALDTASARLAAAEAEARVAENEATYSVMVADSDGTVVETLGEPGQVVSAGQTVLRLAHAGPREAVIALPETLRPAVGSKAEASLYRNGERRYTARLRQLSDSADPQTRTYEARYVLDGQAAAAPLGATVTIRIADQARQSQVQVPLGAVLDDGERTGVWVVDRASSSVRFRPVKLVRVTSETAMISGLNPGDPVVSLGAHLLQDGARVKTASESGGN; the protein is encoded by the coding sequence ATGAAGCGCAAATTCCTTTTCATAGCGATCGGTCTCGTGGCTGCAGCCGGGGGCGCGGCGTATGCGTTCGTTTTCGAAACGCCTGGACGAGACGCAGAGGTTGCGGATCCCCGCGTCGCATCGCCACTTGTAAGGGTCGTGGAAGCGACGAGGCCTGAACGAGCCGAGCGAGCCTTCACAGGTACGATCGCCGCGCGGGTTGTGAGCAATCTTGGTTTCCGGGTGCCGGGCAAGATCACCCAGCGCCTCGTGGACATCGGTGAACAGGTGACGGCGGGGCAGGCGCTTCTGTGGATCGACGAGACCGATCTCCAGCTTGCGCTCACCGCCAGGCGCAACGCTGTCGCTGCGGCACGCGCTGTCCTGGTCCAGGCGCGTGCCGACGAGGAGCGCTATGCTGTTCTCGTAAAGAATGGACTGGCGGCAACGCCGCAGCGTTATGAGCAGGCCAAGGCAGCGCTCGATACCGCCTCTGCGCGGCTCGCCGCCGCCGAAGCGGAAGCAAGGGTCGCGGAGAACGAGGCGACCTATTCCGTGATGGTGGCGGATTCGGATGGAACGGTGGTCGAAACGCTCGGCGAGCCGGGGCAGGTCGTCTCAGCCGGCCAGACGGTGCTTCGCCTCGCGCATGCCGGTCCCCGCGAGGCCGTGATCGCACTGCCCGAGACGCTCCGGCCCGCGGTCGGCTCTAAGGCCGAGGCCAGCCTGTATAGGAACGGCGAGCGGCGCTACACGGCACGTCTGCGGCAATTATCGGACTCCGCCGACCCCCAGACGCGCACCTACGAGGCCCGTTATGTGCTTGACGGCCAGGCTGCGGCAGCACCGCTCGGCGCTACGGTTACCATTAGGATTGCCGATCAGGCGCGCCAGTCGCAAGTCCAGGTGCCGCTCGGGGCGGTGCTCGACGACGGTGAAAGGACCGGCGTCTGGGTCGTCGACAGAGCCAGCTCGAGCGTGCGCTTTCGACCCGTCAAGCTTGTCCGCGTGACCAGCGAGACCGCCATGATCTCCGGATTGAACCCTGGCGATCCCGTTGTTTCGCTCGGCGCTCATCTCCTGCAGGATGGTGCTCGCGTCAAAACTGCATCCGAAAGTGGGGGCAACTGA
- a CDS encoding TetR/AcrR family transcriptional regulator, with product MRVSRAQAEANREAVINAASRLFRERGFDGIGLKDLMKGASLTQGGFYKQFESKEDLVAQASRRAMEHATRRWSAVAAESPDPLEAVIELYLSTGHREEKSDGCPLVALGADAARQSEEVRASFQDGIQAHLEILDELMPAAEGPEDRGKAMAMLSLMVGAVTISRILNDEEMSERFLDVAADEVRRIAASAGKA from the coding sequence ATGAGAGTTAGCCGCGCCCAAGCGGAGGCAAATCGCGAAGCGGTCATCAACGCGGCGAGCCGGCTTTTTCGAGAGCGCGGCTTCGACGGCATCGGGCTCAAGGATCTGATGAAGGGGGCCAGCCTGACCCAGGGCGGGTTCTACAAGCAGTTCGAATCCAAGGAAGATCTTGTGGCACAGGCATCGAGGCGGGCGATGGAGCACGCGACACGCAGATGGTCGGCCGTTGCCGCCGAAAGTCCTGATCCCCTCGAGGCCGTTATCGAGCTCTACCTGTCGACGGGACATCGCGAAGAGAAGAGCGACGGTTGTCCGTTGGTGGCGCTTGGCGCTGACGCGGCGCGTCAAAGCGAGGAGGTGCGAGCTTCATTCCAGGACGGAATTCAAGCTCATCTTGAAATCCTCGACGAATTGATGCCGGCGGCGGAAGGTCCAGAGGACCGTGGCAAAGCCATGGCAATGCTGTCGCTCATGGTCGGTGCCGTGACGATCTCGCGTATCCTGAATGATGAAGAGATGTCGGAGCGGTTTCTCGATGTAGCGGCCGACGAAGTTCGGCGGATCGCCGCCTCCGCCGGGAAAGCATGA
- a CDS encoding sugar phosphate isomerase/epimerase family protein — MKLGFVSDSLGGMTFDALLDSAARLGVSGVEVNTGGWSTAPHFDLKTMKASADARRAFTRAFETRGLEIIALNANGNPLHPTQLEQGECLEDTIRIAGEMGIKTVCAMSGLPAGRNGDLMPNWVVSSWPPETQAILRYQWEEKLLPFWTEIAKLASENGVERIALELHGNQCVYSVPSLLKLRAAIGPVIGANLDPSHLFWMGADPLVAAEALGDAVYHVHAKDTMLNAPVQATTSLLENGSLMDISARSWSYITLGFGHGEEWWRQFCYRLKMAGYDGWLSIEHEDVLLNSLEGLEKSVSLLKAVMPVAQSDFKPQAI, encoded by the coding sequence ATGAAACTCGGCTTCGTTTCCGACAGCCTCGGCGGAATGACCTTCGATGCGCTACTCGACAGCGCTGCGCGCCTTGGAGTCTCGGGCGTGGAGGTCAACACGGGCGGCTGGTCGACAGCTCCCCACTTCGACCTGAAGACCATGAAGGCAAGCGCCGATGCCCGCCGCGCCTTCACTCGCGCCTTCGAAACCCGCGGGCTCGAGATCATTGCGTTGAATGCCAATGGCAATCCCTTGCATCCAACCCAACTCGAGCAGGGCGAGTGCCTCGAGGACACGATTCGCATCGCCGGCGAAATGGGGATCAAAACCGTCTGCGCCATGTCCGGACTGCCGGCAGGACGTAATGGCGACCTGATGCCGAATTGGGTCGTCTCATCCTGGCCGCCGGAAACGCAAGCGATCCTGCGTTACCAGTGGGAAGAAAAACTTCTGCCATTCTGGACCGAGATCGCCAAGCTCGCCAGCGAGAACGGTGTCGAGCGGATCGCACTTGAACTCCACGGCAACCAGTGCGTCTACAGCGTCCCTTCGCTCCTCAAATTGCGCGCTGCGATCGGTCCGGTCATTGGCGCCAATCTCGATCCATCACATCTGTTCTGGATGGGGGCCGATCCACTGGTCGCAGCCGAAGCCCTCGGCGATGCCGTCTATCATGTCCACGCCAAGGATACGATGCTCAACGCGCCGGTCCAGGCCACGACCTCACTGCTGGAGAACGGCTCGCTGATGGACATCTCGGCGCGCAGCTGGTCCTACATCACCCTCGGCTTCGGCCACGGCGAGGAGTGGTGGCGACAGTTCTGCTATCGCCTGAAGATGGCAGGCTATGATGGCTGGCTGTCGATCGAGCATGAGGACGTGCTGCTCAATAGCCTCGAAGGGCTGGAGAAATCCGTCTCCCTGCTCAAGGCGGTGATGCCCGTCGCGCAGAGTGACTTCAAGCCGCAGGCAATCTGA
- a CDS encoding transcriptional regulator, which yields MIALRQLEFPDQLERVVRCALVTPELIAFGSSNSVALACSVSPTTVVRLAGFLGFQNFRDLRTLFREHLWRRAARVSASGRSESRI from the coding sequence ATGATCGCCTTGAGACAGCTCGAATTCCCAGATCAGCTTGAACGGGTTGTTCGCTGCGCGCTCGTCACGCCGGAACTAATCGCCTTTGGTAGCTCCAATTCGGTGGCACTTGCCTGCTCGGTGTCACCGACGACCGTGGTCCGGCTCGCAGGCTTCCTCGGCTTCCAGAACTTTCGAGATCTTCGAACTCTGTTTCGGGAGCACTTGTGGCGGCGTGCCGCACGAGTGTCGGCATCCGGCAGGTCGGAATCTCGCATCTAA
- a CDS encoding IclR family transcriptional regulator yields the protein MRETDFVSGFARGLAVIEAFGEAQPRLSIAEAAKMTGLDRATVRRSLLTLSQLGYADYDGKFFALTPKILRLGHAYLSATPLTAIVQPHLDQLSEKAGQSASVSVLDGTEVVYVARASQRRVMSINLMPGSRLPAYCASMGRVLLAALPEAEARDILRRTELKANTPHTKTDPEELVAELRRVRDQGYAVIDQELELGLCSIAVPLINARGRVVAALNIGAPAAHVAAGELAERYLPLLKETQAALRPLVQ from the coding sequence ATGCGGGAAACGGATTTCGTCAGCGGATTTGCGCGGGGCCTCGCGGTCATTGAAGCCTTCGGCGAGGCACAGCCGCGGCTCTCGATCGCGGAAGCCGCGAAGATGACGGGGCTCGATCGCGCCACCGTGCGGCGCTCGCTGCTGACCCTTTCGCAACTCGGCTATGCGGACTACGACGGCAAGTTCTTCGCTCTGACGCCGAAGATCCTGCGGCTTGGCCACGCCTACCTCTCGGCGACTCCGCTGACCGCAATCGTGCAGCCCCATCTCGACCAGCTTTCGGAGAAAGCCGGCCAGAGCGCCTCCGTTTCGGTGCTCGACGGCACCGAGGTCGTCTATGTGGCGCGCGCCTCGCAGCGCCGCGTCATGTCGATCAACCTGATGCCCGGCTCCCGCCTTCCCGCCTATTGCGCCTCGATGGGGCGGGTCCTGCTCGCCGCGTTGCCCGAAGCGGAGGCGCGCGACATTCTGCGCCGCACGGAATTGAAGGCGAACACCCCGCACACGAAGACCGACCCGGAGGAACTGGTGGCGGAGCTTCGGCGGGTTCGCGACCAGGGCTATGCGGTGATCGACCAGGAGCTCGAGCTTGGCCTCTGCTCGATCGCCGTGCCGCTCATCAACGCGCGCGGACGGGTGGTCGCGGCGCTCAACATCGGCGCGCCGGCCGCCCACGTGGCTGCCGGCGAATTGGCGGAGCGCTATCTGCCGCTGCTTAAGGAGACGCAAGCGGCCTTGCGGCCGCTCGTGCAATAG
- a CDS encoding CoA transferase subunit A gives MARILPLAEAVAENVRDGDTVAMEGFTHLIPYAAGHEVIRQGRKGLFLIRMTPDILYDQLIGVGAARGMKFSWGGNPGVGSLHRFRDAVENQWPRPLEIEEHSHAAMANAYEAGAANLPFAMLRGYIGADLPKVNPNIRSVTCPFTGEVLAAVPAIRPDVTIIHAQRADRKGNVLIEGIVGVQKEAVLAARRSIVTVEEIVDQLSPPSPNSVVLPGWAVTAVAHVPGGAFPSYAHGYYPRNNAFYIRWDEIARDRESFAAWMKENVFDAKPEDFARHAAKKSAKAA, from the coding sequence ATGGCTCGCATCCTGCCGCTTGCCGAAGCCGTGGCGGAAAATGTCCGCGACGGCGACACCGTCGCGATGGAAGGCTTCACGCACCTGATCCCCTATGCCGCCGGCCACGAAGTGATCCGCCAGGGCAGGAAGGGTCTGTTCCTCATCCGCATGACGCCGGATATTCTCTACGACCAGTTGATCGGCGTCGGCGCCGCCCGGGGCATGAAGTTCTCCTGGGGAGGCAACCCCGGCGTCGGCTCGCTGCACCGCTTTCGCGATGCGGTCGAGAATCAATGGCCCCGGCCCCTCGAGATCGAGGAACATTCGCATGCGGCGATGGCGAATGCCTACGAGGCGGGCGCGGCAAACCTGCCCTTCGCCATGCTGCGCGGCTATATCGGAGCAGACCTGCCCAAGGTGAACCCCAACATCAGGAGCGTCACCTGCCCCTTTACCGGCGAGGTGCTGGCCGCCGTGCCCGCGATCCGGCCGGACGTCACCATCATTCACGCCCAGCGTGCCGATCGCAAGGGCAACGTGCTGATCGAAGGCATCGTCGGCGTACAGAAGGAGGCGGTGCTTGCCGCCAGGCGCTCGATCGTCACGGTAGAGGAGATCGTCGACCAGCTCTCGCCGCCCTCCCCGAATTCCGTCGTGCTGCCAGGCTGGGCCGTGACCGCCGTCGCCCACGTGCCCGGCGGCGCCTTCCCCTCCTATGCGCATGGCTACTACCCGCGCAACAACGCATTCTACATCCGCTGGGACGAGATCGCCCGCGATCGGGAAAGCTTCGCCGCCTGGATGAAGGAGAACGTATTCGACGCGAAGCCGGAAGACTTCGCCCGCCATGCCGCGAAGAAGTCGGCCAAGGCTGCATGA
- a CDS encoding CoA-transferase subunit beta: protein MTDFTPNEMMTIAAARALSNDDVCFVGIGAPSAACNVARLTHAPDITLIYESGTVGTKPDVLPLSIGDGELCDTALFTVSVPEMFRYWLQGGRITTGFLGGAQIDKFANLNTTVVGPYDRPKVRLPGGGGAPEIASNCGRIFITMALTKRGFVEKLPFITSMGHGEGGAHRERLGLSTKGPTRVITDLCILEPDPETKELTVVSIHPGVDRDRIVENCGWPIKFADTVIETPAPTETELAVLRDINARTKKAHEGTGSGKEAA from the coding sequence ATGACGGATTTCACCCCCAATGAAATGATGACGATCGCCGCTGCGCGCGCGCTCTCCAACGACGACGTCTGCTTCGTCGGCATCGGCGCCCCTTCGGCCGCCTGCAACGTCGCGCGGCTGACGCATGCGCCGGATATCACCTTGATTTATGAAAGCGGCACGGTCGGCACGAAACCGGATGTGTTGCCGCTCTCGATCGGCGACGGCGAGCTTTGCGACACGGCGCTTTTCACTGTGTCGGTGCCGGAAATGTTCCGCTACTGGCTGCAGGGCGGCCGCATCACCACCGGCTTCCTGGGCGGCGCCCAGATCGACAAATTCGCCAACCTCAATACGACGGTTGTCGGCCCCTACGACCGCCCGAAGGTGCGCCTGCCGGGCGGCGGCGGCGCGCCGGAGATCGCGTCGAATTGCGGCCGCATCTTCATCACCATGGCGCTGACCAAGCGCGGCTTCGTCGAGAAACTACCCTTCATCACCTCCATGGGCCACGGCGAAGGCGGCGCTCATCGCGAAAGGCTGGGCCTCTCGACGAAAGGGCCGACCCGCGTCATCACCGATCTCTGCATTCTGGAGCCGGATCCAGAGACGAAGGAACTGACCGTCGTCTCCATCCATCCCGGCGTCGACCGCGACCGCATCGTCGAGAATTGCGGCTGGCCGATCAAATTCGCCGACACCGTCATCGAGACGCCGGCACCGACCGAGACCGAACTCGCGGTGCTGCGTGACATCAACGCCCGCACGAAGAAGGCCCATGAGGGCACCGGCTCCGGCAAGGAGGCCGCCTGA